From Nitrospirota bacterium, the proteins below share one genomic window:
- a CDS encoding ABC transporter ATP-binding protein, with protein MIHTEELTKRYADFTAVDNLNLEIPRGEIFGFLGPNGAGKTTTIKMLAGMLQPSNGRIVIDGIDFGRDPLRVKSITGVIPDRPFLYEKLTGEEFLGFLAGIRRIEPSESRSRISELLTFFELTGWKDDLIETYSHGMKQRLAIGGALLHRPRVLIVDEPMVGLDPAAARQIKNLFRALAREGTTLFVSTHSLDVAQDICARVGIIHQGRLIAAGSLDDLRKYSGSDHGTLEDVFLTLVREETHPSAPA; from the coding sequence ATGATCCACACCGAGGAGCTGACCAAGCGCTATGCCGATTTCACGGCCGTGGACAATCTGAATCTGGAGATTCCCCGCGGTGAGATCTTCGGTTTCCTCGGCCCCAACGGCGCCGGCAAGACAACCACCATCAAAATGCTGGCAGGCATGCTCCAGCCTTCCAACGGCCGCATCGTGATCGACGGCATCGATTTCGGCCGAGATCCCTTGCGTGTGAAATCGATTACCGGCGTCATCCCCGACCGTCCTTTCCTGTATGAAAAACTGACCGGGGAGGAGTTTCTCGGTTTTCTGGCCGGAATCCGGCGCATCGAACCGTCCGAAAGCCGGAGCCGCATCTCGGAATTACTCACCTTCTTCGAGCTGACGGGTTGGAAGGATGATCTCATCGAGACCTACTCCCACGGCATGAAGCAGCGACTCGCCATCGGTGGAGCGCTCCTCCATCGCCCACGCGTCCTGATCGTCGATGAGCCCATGGTGGGCCTCGATCCGGCCGCCGCCCGCCAAATCAAGAACTTGTTCCGGGCGTTGGCCCGCGAAGGAACGACGCTCTTTGTCTCAACGCATTCGTTGGATGTGGCGCAGGATATTTGCGCCCGGGTGGGCATCATTCATCAAGGCCGTCTCATTGCTGCGGGATCCCTGGATGACCTCCGAAAATATTCGGGGTCCGACCACGGCACACTGGAGGATGTATTTCTGACTCTTGTCCGCGAGGAAACGCATCCCTCCGCGCCGGCATGA
- a CDS encoding tetratricopeptide repeat protein has product MDKASLFSQGQKYLQKGQHEKALKEFEKILEIDPEDAKIHIQIGDIYNRLGRREESLEAYFKAADLFVQAGFGQKAIAVFKQALNLDPGSSEIHLKLADLYLKANLIPEAVKHFELVAQTCESDGLLDDALDIYSQLFALDPQRKHFLLKQGEILFKKGETQQAVRLLEPLEKGYAAEKNTELLVSLFELTLTYDPANLHALGELTRQLASDKQHARIVELLQKPVENGVIQNTAVHLRLCDALDQTGNKPGSLRQYLALYNRCQLHDPEPELLKKILTQIVRLDPENQQAKIDLRDLSTKAQMSEETVPVAEAALMGRPPYDGNVPWRAAEASPAPTAQQWADKIDLLLKYKIRDLAENCLREAQQRFPADALLQAKAAEMGSAPTPPAPAEPLDEIEILEESPMEITAQQVAATTGVPAEPAALPFQEPLEEPILLEEEPPSPSSLGVDAGLSPSPPPDFSSGAVDWGGGSSAAPSELDLSPMSEISTEFGAEPPPAAGPATPSEHVHPPTAGSAGLSQAEDAYQQALAFYFLGRHREAIEVLSAGGDGSDTRDVRSLVLKLSCRREASEWVELVEDAAQALSIHGHDEERKLYLLCEAAMAYERLGQIQDAIGCYQEILRLRPDEPDASEALGRLGPAPEDGAPVFEESPAPTPETVVSPLEDLPPAARPDPSTAVLPRFNIAYI; this is encoded by the coding sequence TTGGATAAGGCATCTCTCTTCTCTCAAGGTCAAAAGTACCTCCAGAAGGGCCAGCACGAAAAGGCCCTCAAGGAATTCGAGAAGATCCTCGAAATCGATCCGGAAGACGCCAAGATCCACATCCAGATCGGCGACATTTACAACCGCCTCGGACGGCGCGAAGAGTCCCTCGAAGCGTATTTCAAGGCGGCGGATCTTTTCGTCCAGGCCGGATTCGGGCAAAAAGCCATCGCCGTCTTCAAACAGGCGCTCAACCTCGATCCCGGGTCCTCGGAAATCCATCTCAAGCTCGCCGATCTCTATCTCAAGGCCAACCTGATCCCCGAGGCCGTCAAGCATTTCGAGTTGGTCGCCCAAACCTGCGAATCCGACGGGCTCCTCGACGATGCCCTGGACATCTACTCCCAGCTCTTCGCCCTCGACCCCCAGCGAAAACATTTCCTGCTCAAGCAAGGGGAGATTCTCTTCAAGAAGGGCGAAACGCAACAGGCCGTACGCCTTCTTGAGCCGTTGGAGAAGGGCTATGCGGCCGAGAAGAACACCGAGTTGCTCGTTTCTCTCTTCGAACTCACTCTCACCTATGATCCGGCAAACCTCCACGCCCTGGGAGAACTCACGCGCCAGTTGGCATCCGACAAGCAACACGCGCGGATTGTTGAACTCCTCCAGAAGCCCGTGGAGAACGGCGTCATCCAGAATACGGCCGTGCATCTTCGCCTGTGTGACGCGCTGGACCAAACAGGAAACAAGCCGGGATCTCTGCGTCAGTACCTTGCCTTGTACAATCGGTGCCAGCTTCACGATCCCGAACCGGAGCTTCTAAAAAAGATTCTCACTCAAATCGTGCGGCTGGACCCGGAGAATCAGCAGGCGAAGATCGATCTCCGCGATCTCTCCACCAAGGCGCAGATGTCCGAGGAGACGGTCCCGGTGGCGGAGGCGGCGCTCATGGGCCGGCCGCCGTATGATGGAAACGTTCCTTGGCGCGCGGCCGAAGCCTCCCCGGCACCCACGGCACAACAGTGGGCCGACAAGATCGATCTCCTCCTGAAATACAAGATTCGCGATCTGGCTGAGAACTGTTTGCGGGAGGCACAACAACGCTTCCCCGCCGATGCCCTTCTTCAAGCGAAAGCCGCTGAAATGGGATCAGCTCCGACGCCCCCGGCACCGGCGGAGCCGCTCGATGAGATCGAGATCCTCGAGGAATCCCCGATGGAAATCACGGCTCAACAAGTCGCCGCCACGACCGGCGTCCCTGCCGAACCCGCTGCTCTCCCTTTCCAGGAACCGTTGGAAGAGCCGATTCTGTTGGAAGAAGAGCCGCCGTCTCCCTCGTCGCTGGGCGTGGATGCAGGCTTGTCGCCTTCTCCACCTCCTGATTTTTCTTCCGGCGCGGTCGACTGGGGGGGTGGATCCAGCGCAGCGCCATCGGAACTGGACCTCTCCCCCATGTCCGAGATTTCCACCGAGTTCGGTGCCGAACCCCCGCCGGCGGCAGGGCCCGCCACGCCATCCGAGCATGTTCACCCGCCCACCGCCGGGTCGGCAGGGCTGAGCCAAGCGGAGGATGCCTACCAGCAGGCGCTTGCGTTCTATTTCCTCGGCCGCCATCGAGAGGCCATCGAGGTCCTCTCCGCGGGCGGCGATGGATCTGATACCCGCGATGTGCGCAGCCTGGTTCTCAAGCTTTCGTGCCGTCGGGAAGCCTCGGAGTGGGTGGAACTGGTCGAGGATGCAGCCCAAGCGCTGTCCATTCACGGGCACGACGAGGAGCGGAAATTGTACTTGCTTTGCGAGGCGGCCATGGCCTATGAACGATTGGGACAAATCCAAGATGCCATCGGCTGCTACCAAGAGATCCTCCGCCTCCGGCCCGACGAACCTGACGCCTCGGAGGCGCTCGGCCGTCTCGGGCCTGCTCCGGAGGATGGCGCACCCGTCTTCGAGGAATCGCCGGCACCCACCCCGGAAACGGTTGTCTCTCCGCTGGAGGACCTCCCCCCGGCCGCTCGGCCGGACCCATCGACTGCTGTTCTCCCGCGCTTCAATATCGCGTATATCTGA
- a CDS encoding prolyl oligopeptidase family serine peptidase — MICRRTTDGAACNMARGYQESVSVAGAGFMPADDVRRKPILLEAIGKTITAAALLVGCSIDSPSPLKYESPGPYPVGNAHFEVTDAARSRTFWVEVWYPAVGSARAGASVGEPAEQFLVPGADHDTYAGLLRAAPQPGPTLVKHSATDAEADTSTAPWPLVLFSHCMSCTRFSSFSLAERLASHGIAVAAPDHTGGTLFDSLKGSAAFLTPDFLETRARDMEFLLDVLVDADSAEVPAALRGRFDSSRVGIFGHSFGGATAGLVLNQDSRFKAGLAIAVPMENPLLPGPTMAVIRVPVLFLLAKEDNMVYEIGNTYIRKNFDTANQPAWKVEVADAGHMSFSDICKVTDRYPAGCGEGERQTKPGEKFTYLDPAIARSIGQAYVTAFFSAHLKGEPAGLDFLSAPRPEALVEVRSR, encoded by the coding sequence ATGATATGTCGCCGCACCACGGATGGTGCGGCATGTAACATGGCCCGCGGCTACCAGGAATCTGTATCCGTGGCAGGCGCAGGCTTTATGCCCGCGGATGATGTTCGCCGGAAACCTATTCTGCTGGAAGCCATCGGAAAGACCATTACGGCGGCGGCATTGCTCGTGGGCTGCTCCATAGATTCCCCGTCCCCGTTGAAGTACGAGTCGCCCGGACCGTATCCGGTCGGGAATGCGCACTTCGAGGTGACCGACGCGGCTCGGTCCCGCACCTTCTGGGTGGAGGTGTGGTATCCGGCCGTCGGGTCTGCCAGAGCTGGGGCGAGCGTGGGGGAGCCGGCGGAGCAATTCCTGGTCCCTGGGGCCGACCACGACACATACGCGGGCCTGCTTCGCGCCGCGCCTCAGCCTGGACCGACCCTGGTGAAACATTCGGCTACCGATGCCGAAGCGGATACATCGACGGCTCCGTGGCCCCTTGTGCTCTTTTCCCACTGCATGAGCTGTACGCGCTTTTCGTCCTTCTCGTTGGCCGAGCGCTTGGCGAGCCACGGGATTGCCGTGGCGGCTCCGGATCACACGGGTGGAACGCTCTTCGACAGTCTCAAGGGATCGGCCGCGTTCCTGACGCCGGACTTTCTCGAAACACGGGCACGGGATATGGAGTTTCTGCTGGATGTTTTAGTGGACGCGGACTCTGCCGAGGTGCCTGCGGCGCTGCGAGGCCGATTCGATTCAAGTCGCGTGGGCATCTTTGGACACAGCTTCGGGGGGGCCACCGCGGGTCTCGTCCTGAATCAGGATTCGCGGTTCAAAGCCGGCCTGGCCATCGCCGTGCCAATGGAAAATCCGCTGCTCCCCGGACCCACGATGGCCGTGATTCGTGTTCCGGTCCTGTTTCTCCTGGCGAAGGAGGACAACATGGTTTACGAAATCGGCAACACCTACATCCGGAAGAACTTCGATACCGCGAATCAGCCCGCGTGGAAGGTGGAGGTGGCCGACGCCGGCCACATGTCCTTCTCGGATATATGCAAGGTCACGGATCGATACCCCGCCGGCTGCGGCGAAGGGGAGCGCCAAACGAAGCCGGGCGAAAAGTTCACCTATCTTGACCCCGCCATCGCGCGATCCATCGGCCAGGCCTACGTTACGGCCTTCTTCAGCGCCCATTTGAAGGGGGAGCCAGCCGGCCTGGACTTTCTATCTGCGCCGCGCCCCGAAGCCCTCGTCGAAGTCCGTTCGCGATAG
- a CDS encoding transglutaminase domain-containing protein: protein MSLLRPLLKLAILSTWVFLLYTLYQRTRTPSLASAEIPVSEAEWKEPAREYWMGVYYKDQKIGYTTTTWTPNENGYDVIERAFLSPKIMGEKKEIRTATRAALGKDYALQTVDFKMESGPAAFFLTAKVEGKQIHVTLHSGADKTEQDIALTDSPRLPLTVRAMMGQRKIRPGDKYRVSVFDPSIVGQADLVVEVLAPEPVLVGGQTISAFKVHETIGTVETWSWVTEEGETLKEESPMGFTTLRESREEALYRRWPTGEDVDLIVSTSIPVSTYIAKPRALALLKLKLRTPHLDRLGNLSERQTLSGDVLTIVREKEVGTLTGRIPIKGRGLGPSLAPEVLIPSDDQEIKLYSQGALGAERAGNRAARKLAEFVYDHLEKTPLISIPDAKQVLHLRKGDCNEHAVLFAALARAAGIPTKVAVGIVYTEGSFFYHAWNEVYLTDARNRGRWVTVDSTFNQIPADVTHVKMAEGGLDKQLHVMNFVGNLSIEVLETAP, encoded by the coding sequence ATGAGCCTTCTCCGTCCATTGCTGAAACTCGCCATCCTCTCGACATGGGTCTTCCTCCTCTACACTCTCTACCAACGCACACGCACGCCTTCCCTGGCTTCCGCCGAGATTCCCGTTTCGGAAGCCGAATGGAAGGAACCGGCGCGCGAATACTGGATGGGCGTCTACTACAAGGACCAGAAAATCGGCTACACCACCACCACGTGGACGCCGAATGAGAACGGTTACGACGTGATCGAGCGCGCCTTCCTCTCACCGAAGATCATGGGTGAGAAAAAAGAGATCCGCACCGCCACCCGCGCCGCGCTCGGAAAAGACTACGCGCTTCAAACGGTGGACTTCAAGATGGAATCCGGGCCCGCCGCGTTCTTCCTCACGGCCAAAGTGGAAGGAAAGCAGATTCATGTCACCCTACATTCCGGCGCCGACAAAACCGAGCAGGACATCGCCCTCACCGATTCCCCCCGCCTCCCCCTCACGGTGCGGGCCATGATGGGCCAGCGGAAGATCCGGCCCGGCGACAAGTACCGTGTCTCCGTCTTCGACCCTTCAATCGTCGGCCAGGCCGACCTGGTGGTTGAGGTCCTGGCGCCGGAGCCCGTTCTCGTCGGCGGACAGACGATCAGCGCCTTCAAGGTTCATGAAACCATCGGAACGGTCGAGACGTGGAGCTGGGTGACGGAGGAAGGCGAAACCCTGAAAGAGGAGAGTCCGATGGGGTTCACCACCCTTCGCGAGTCGCGCGAGGAAGCGTTGTACCGGCGTTGGCCCACGGGGGAGGACGTGGACCTGATCGTGTCCACGTCGATTCCCGTCTCCACTTATATCGCCAAGCCAAGAGCACTTGCCCTGCTGAAGCTGAAACTCCGCACCCCCCATCTCGATCGATTGGGAAACTTGAGCGAACGTCAGACGCTATCCGGAGATGTATTGACGATAGTGAGAGAAAAAGAGGTCGGCACGCTCACGGGCCGAATCCCGATCAAAGGCCGCGGCCTCGGCCCGTCTCTGGCGCCGGAGGTCCTGATTCCAAGTGATGACCAGGAAATCAAGCTGTACTCCCAAGGGGCACTTGGGGCGGAGCGGGCCGGAAATCGCGCCGCCCGGAAACTGGCCGAGTTCGTGTATGATCACCTCGAGAAAACGCCCCTCATCAGCATCCCCGATGCCAAACAGGTGCTCCATCTCCGAAAGGGAGACTGCAATGAACACGCCGTTCTCTTCGCCGCCCTCGCCCGCGCCGCCGGCATCCCCACCAAGGTCGCCGTGGGCATCGTCTACACGGAGGGGTCGTTCTTCTACCACGCCTGGAACGAGGTGTACCTGACCGATGCGCGGAATCGCGGCCGCTGGGTGACCGTCGATTCCACCTTCAACCAAATCCCGGCGGATGTCACCCACGTCAAGATGGCTGAGGGCGGACTCGACAAGCAGCTTCATGTCATGAACTTCGTCGGCAATCTTTCAATAGAAGTGCTGGAGACCGCTCCATGA
- a CDS encoding SRPBCC family protein has product MSKDLGRRALEGTNGHGPVLWVHEDGAGPYVTGAIEVGVGSDTVWDLIRSYERHPEFIRVILAEEIRKQTGRKTLVRMKCGLSILAVKLGIDMEVEMREEPSRRIEFSLVRGNTSRFEGYWAVHPLDHNKSCLLTHAMGADVTALGWFVGKLIERLPGADGGVLSAIVTVILKDVKRAAESQRPSVR; this is encoded by the coding sequence GTGTCGAAAGATCTAGGACGGAGGGCGTTGGAGGGCACGAACGGCCACGGGCCGGTGCTGTGGGTGCACGAGGATGGGGCGGGCCCCTATGTGACGGGCGCCATCGAGGTGGGAGTGGGGTCGGATACGGTGTGGGATCTGATCCGGAGCTACGAGCGACACCCCGAGTTCATTCGCGTGATTCTGGCCGAGGAGATCCGAAAGCAGACGGGCCGGAAGACTCTGGTGAGAATGAAATGCGGCCTGTCGATCCTGGCCGTCAAACTCGGGATCGACATGGAGGTGGAAATGCGTGAGGAGCCATCCCGAAGGATTGAGTTTTCACTCGTCCGGGGAAACACCTCACGGTTTGAGGGCTACTGGGCCGTTCACCCGCTGGACCACAACAAGTCCTGTCTCCTTACCCATGCGATGGGCGCCGATGTGACGGCGCTCGGCTGGTTCGTGGGCAAGCTGATCGAGCGCCTTCCCGGGGCGGACGGCGGCGTCCTCTCTGCTATCGTGACGGTAATTCTAAAGGACGTGAAACGAGCGGCTGAAAGTCAGCGCCCGTCGGTCCGATAG
- the ybeY gene encoding rRNA maturation RNase YbeY codes for MVVTVLRKSRREVDAGRLQARALRLLELLKLPPHSELNVLLLSDDALKSLHRKHFGLNTRTNVISFGQWKGGFSEIRSLAAGRLRGVPIPLGDIAISVDRARAEAEAAGIALDSRLTQLVIHGLLHILGHEHERGGPKASAMRKAESRLFEAVHGGRPGVRNPNGGNA; via the coding sequence ATGGTCGTAACGGTCCTGCGGAAGAGCCGCCGAGAAGTTGACGCCGGGCGGCTCCAGGCCCGCGCCCTGCGCTTGTTGGAGCTTCTGAAATTGCCTCCCCATTCGGAATTGAATGTCCTTCTCCTTTCCGACGACGCGCTCAAGTCGCTTCATCGAAAACACTTCGGCCTGAACACGCGGACCAATGTCATTTCTTTCGGGCAATGGAAGGGTGGTTTTTCAGAAATTCGGTCGCTCGCAGCGGGCCGATTGCGTGGAGTGCCGATCCCCTTGGGCGATATCGCGATCTCCGTGGATCGCGCGAGGGCGGAGGCGGAAGCCGCGGGAATAGCGCTGGATAGTCGCCTGACGCAGCTCGTCATCCACGGACTACTTCACATACTGGGCCACGAGCACGAACGGGGCGGTCCCAAAGCCAGCGCCATGCGAAAGGCGGAATCCCGGCTGTTTGAGGCGGTGCATGGGGGTCGCCCAGGTGTTCGCAACCCGAACGGAGGCAATGCGTGA
- a CDS encoding AAA family ATPase yields the protein MAYLSFYHLKEEPFSNAPLKHFFFENEEHNRALTRLLHAAAAMKGLAILVGEVGSGKTTLARRILDELSEAEYIASLLVIVHPNVTRDWLLRKVAIQLGVEHPYEDKVPLMGQLFERLVHIQQEKKKAVVIIDEAQMLRDKEIFEEIRGMLNLETGEGKLITFIMFGLPELESAVYADQPLAQRVSMRLTLRPFDDVTTRSYIVYRMTVAGSAQHPFTEEALDAIYHYTKGIPRLINNICDNALLEGYLRKMSNIDLDLIREIALDLRLTESEQAQITQAAPSFTPAVVRPSPASTPAIAAAPYRLDFSVLAEDEPSKERADLDQIIHSLESKR from the coding sequence GTGGCTTATCTGAGTTTCTACCACCTCAAGGAGGAGCCTTTCTCGAATGCTCCGCTGAAACATTTCTTTTTTGAGAACGAGGAGCACAACCGCGCGTTGACCCGTCTCCTTCACGCCGCGGCCGCGATGAAGGGGCTCGCCATTCTCGTCGGCGAGGTCGGCTCGGGGAAAACCACACTGGCCCGCCGGATTCTCGATGAACTCTCAGAGGCCGAATACATCGCCAGCCTCCTGGTCATCGTCCACCCGAATGTCACGCGCGACTGGCTTCTCCGAAAAGTCGCCATCCAACTTGGCGTCGAGCATCCCTACGAGGACAAGGTCCCCCTCATGGGTCAGCTGTTTGAACGACTCGTCCACATTCAGCAGGAAAAGAAGAAAGCGGTCGTGATCATCGATGAGGCCCAGATGCTCCGCGACAAGGAGATCTTCGAGGAGATCCGCGGGATGCTCAACCTCGAAACCGGCGAAGGCAAACTCATCACCTTCATCATGTTCGGCCTTCCCGAACTGGAGTCGGCCGTTTACGCGGACCAGCCCCTCGCCCAGCGCGTGTCGATGCGCCTGACCCTGCGCCCTTTCGACGATGTGACCACCCGCAGCTACATCGTCTATCGCATGACGGTGGCCGGATCCGCCCAGCACCCTTTTACCGAGGAGGCCTTGGACGCGATCTACCACTACACGAAGGGCATTCCGCGTCTCATCAACAACATCTGCGACAACGCCCTCCTCGAGGGCTACCTTCGGAAAATGTCGAACATCGATCTCGATCTGATCCGGGAGATCGCGTTGGACCTGCGCCTGACGGAGAGTGAGCAAGCCCAGATCACTCAGGCCGCCCCGTCCTTCACTCCTGCCGTCGTGCGCCCCTCGCCCGCATCCACACCCGCGATTGCCGCCGCCCCCTATCGACTGGATTTTTCCGTTCTGGCCGAGGATGAGCCGTCGAAGGAGCGCGCCGACCTCGACCAGATCATCCACAGCCTCGAAAGCAAGCGATAG
- a CDS encoding radical SAM protein, whose protein sequence is MQPRPLAEFNLYRPKPGHPDWPRLAAEAKQLADEILPTLERPRTGRHDLGRKLGSYRTVVRNYLDNRRRAKAGREDLRPLYFIWTTLRSCNFSCTYCDDHQGHKYPDLPNDGVLNTEQGIRLLEIMRTRTPSVYFAGGEPTMRQDLPTLTRAARNLNYYPIIINTNASLIHRWLKKESWKTWLADTDFIVVSLDALDLSLLNDMWIYGRSQDVLRNLLLLRELAEPMNFKLMVNTVIQPGHLQEAGAVLDFANDLGITFCPVPMNIGPTINAALKGDGEYLALADRILERKQQGYPITGSLRMNRRLLHSEPLNCRNTVKPHIDFDGRLVWPCKATVNVKPEYINVLDFKDVDTLYDYAASKVNPTKFHGPACNQCGANCNWAQNYTTDTYFNGLVHPLSMVRDAFEFLS, encoded by the coding sequence ATGCAGCCACGCCCGCTGGCGGAATTCAATCTTTACCGCCCCAAGCCCGGCCATCCCGATTGGCCGAGGCTCGCCGCCGAGGCGAAACAGCTCGCAGACGAGATTCTGCCCACGCTCGAACGTCCGCGCACCGGTCGCCACGACCTCGGGCGAAAATTGGGAAGCTACCGCACGGTCGTCCGGAATTACCTGGACAATCGCCGACGTGCCAAAGCGGGTCGGGAGGATCTGCGTCCCCTCTACTTCATCTGGACCACCCTCCGCTCCTGCAATTTCAGTTGCACGTATTGCGACGATCATCAGGGCCACAAATACCCGGACCTACCGAATGACGGCGTTCTCAACACGGAACAAGGCATCCGCCTCCTGGAGATCATGCGCACGCGCACCCCGTCGGTCTACTTCGCCGGCGGCGAACCCACCATGCGGCAGGACCTGCCCACGCTTACCCGCGCGGCCCGTAATCTGAACTACTACCCCATCATCATCAACACCAACGCCAGCCTCATCCACCGATGGCTGAAAAAGGAATCCTGGAAAACCTGGCTGGCCGATACGGACTTCATCGTGGTAAGTCTCGATGCGCTCGATCTTTCTCTCCTCAACGACATGTGGATTTATGGACGATCCCAGGACGTTCTCCGCAATCTGCTCCTCCTCCGCGAACTGGCCGAACCGATGAACTTCAAGCTCATGGTCAACACAGTCATCCAGCCCGGCCATCTCCAGGAAGCGGGGGCGGTTCTGGATTTCGCGAACGATCTGGGCATCACGTTCTGTCCCGTTCCTATGAATATCGGGCCGACCATCAATGCGGCGCTCAAGGGCGACGGCGAATACCTCGCGCTGGCCGACCGGATCCTGGAGCGAAAACAGCAGGGCTATCCGATTACCGGCTCCCTGCGCATGAACCGGCGGTTGCTCCACTCGGAACCCCTCAACTGCCGGAACACGGTCAAGCCCCACATCGATTTCGACGGCCGCCTGGTCTGGCCCTGCAAGGCCACGGTGAACGTGAAACCGGAATACATCAACGTGCTCGATTTCAAGGATGTGGACACGCTGTACGACTATGCCGCTTCGAAGGTGAACCCGACGAAATTCCACGGTCCCGCCTGCAACCAGTGCGGCGCGAACTGCAACTGGGCCCAGAACTATACGACGGATACCTATTTCAACGGCCTCGTCCACCCTTTGAGCATGGTCCGGGATGCCTTCGAGTTCCTGAGCTGA
- a CDS encoding TetR/AcrR family transcriptional regulator: MSPTEAVRTPSESRAPRSRKARKAATRDSLKRAALSCFAEKGYAQTQIADIADRCAVAHGTFYVHFSSKEQLIEELLQQFNAGLVERLRPIWSPGRPLDLRRTVRQTARAFLDYWADHRDLVHAYAQRAAAGLSVESLRDGINPPVAQFLIGALKSVAPDSKADHPSLELTAHALLSMWLRIGMQALFNPSVTRREAEDTLVRLTLGSLQSWMNPKNR, from the coding sequence ATGTCACCCACTGAAGCCGTCCGTACACCCTCCGAATCCCGCGCCCCACGGAGCCGGAAGGCCCGAAAAGCCGCGACCCGGGATTCACTCAAACGCGCCGCCCTGAGTTGCTTCGCGGAAAAGGGCTACGCCCAGACCCAGATCGCCGATATTGCCGACCGTTGCGCCGTAGCGCACGGCACGTTCTACGTGCACTTTTCGAGCAAGGAGCAACTCATCGAGGAGCTGCTCCAGCAATTCAACGCGGGCCTAGTCGAACGCCTCCGGCCGATCTGGAGCCCAGGCCGTCCGCTCGACCTCCGCCGCACCGTCCGGCAGACCGCCAGGGCATTCCTGGATTACTGGGCCGACCACCGCGACCTCGTCCATGCCTATGCCCAGCGGGCGGCCGCCGGCCTCAGCGTGGAGTCGCTGCGGGATGGCATCAACCCTCCCGTCGCACAGTTTCTCATCGGGGCACTCAAGTCCGTCGCTCCGGACTCGAAAGCCGACCATCCCAGCCTCGAACTCACCGCGCATGCTCTCCTGTCCATGTGGCTCCGCATCGGGATGCAGGCGCTGTTCAATCCCTCCGTAACTCGACGGGAAGCGGAGGACACACTCGTCCGACTCACCTTGGGCTCTCTCCAATCCTGGATGAATCCCAAAAATCGATAG
- the ychF gene encoding redox-regulated ATPase YchF, with the protein METGLIGLPLSGKTTIYNAVTGRNAATSAYAGGKKDVNIADINVPDPRVDDLLALFRPKKTVYAKIVLKDLQVGFDETGGLASDALAQIRNLDMLVIVVRAFESDSVPHPSGKVDAAADLKKMVESLVFSDYEVVEKRMQRLEKEGKKGSREYEILERMGQRLLGNLPIGPDFVPEADLKVLSGLTFVTTKPILAVANTGDKKVDLSSAERTLGELKIDLFTLQGAMEMEIAQLGPDDQKEFLTDLGMKEPALNRFVRHIYKTLNFISFLTVGEDEVRAWSVQQGANAQKAAGRIHSDLEKGFIRAEVVTCSDLLALKTLAEARRQGKLRQEGKEYVVKDGDVLNILFHV; encoded by the coding sequence ATGGAGACAGGACTCATCGGACTGCCCTTGTCGGGCAAGACCACCATCTATAATGCGGTGACCGGCCGGAACGCCGCCACTTCTGCCTATGCGGGCGGGAAGAAGGATGTGAACATCGCGGACATTAACGTTCCGGATCCGCGCGTGGATGACCTCCTGGCGTTGTTTCGCCCAAAGAAAACCGTGTACGCCAAGATCGTCCTGAAAGACTTGCAAGTGGGGTTCGATGAAACGGGCGGCCTTGCCTCCGATGCGCTCGCCCAAATCCGAAACCTCGACATGCTGGTGATTGTCGTCCGCGCCTTCGAGTCCGATTCCGTTCCTCATCCCTCGGGAAAAGTGGATGCCGCCGCGGATCTGAAGAAGATGGTGGAGTCGCTGGTCTTCAGCGACTACGAAGTGGTGGAGAAGCGCATGCAGCGATTGGAAAAGGAGGGGAAGAAGGGCAGCCGGGAATACGAGATCCTGGAGAGGATGGGACAGCGCCTGTTGGGGAATCTTCCGATCGGGCCGGATTTCGTTCCGGAGGCGGACCTGAAGGTTCTATCCGGGCTTACTTTTGTGACCACGAAGCCGATCCTGGCGGTGGCCAATACCGGTGACAAGAAAGTGGACCTTTCCTCAGCCGAACGGACCCTCGGGGAGTTGAAGATCGATCTCTTCACGCTCCAGGGCGCCATGGAGATGGAGATCGCGCAATTGGGTCCGGATGACCAGAAGGAGTTTCTAACGGATTTGGGCATGAAGGAGCCGGCTCTGAACCGGTTCGTCCGGCATATCTACAAAACGCTCAACTTCATTTCATTCTTGACGGTGGGGGAGGATGAAGTTCGCGCGTGGAGCGTCCAGCAAGGAGCGAACGCCCAGAAGGCCGCGGGGCGTATTCATTCGGATCTTGAGAAGGGATTTATCCGTGCGGAGGTGGTGACGTGTTCCGACCTTCTTGCGCTCAAGACCTTGGCCGAGGCCAGGAGACAGGGAAAACTCCGGCAGGAGGGCAAGGAATACGTTGTGAAGGACGGGGACGTCCTGAACATCCTCTTCCACGTGTGA